From Scleropages formosus chromosome 25, fSclFor1.1, whole genome shotgun sequence, a single genomic window includes:
- the LOC108921655 gene encoding ephrin type-B receptor 3-like isoform X3: MTMDYLVFLCGVLLPAVLAVEETLMDSKWATTELAWTAHPESGWEEVSGYDDAMNPIRTYQVCNVRDLNQNNWLRTDFIPRKDVLRVYVELKFTVRDCNSIPNIPGSCKETFNLFYYESESDTATESNPSWMENPYVKVDTIAPDESFSMLESGRVNTKVRSFGPLSKTGFYLAFQDLGACMSLISVRVFYKKCSTTIANFAVFPETATGAEATSLVIAPGVCVQNANEVSVPLKLYCNGDGEWMVPVGACTCMAGFEPAMKDTQCQACSPGTFKSKQGDDFCSPCPPNSRAISGASSVCSCRSGYYRADSDSLDSACTSVPSAPRNLISIVNETSLVLEWGEPRDTGGRSDLLYNVICKKCLPERGACSRCDDNVDVSPRRLGLTQRRVSVRNLQAHTRYSFEIQAVNGVSSKSLSPPQYASVNITTNQAAPSAVPTVHLMGATASTMSLSWLPPDKPNGIILDYEIKYHEKGREEAIAHTVTAQRSSARVEGLRPGTSYVVQVRARTVAGYGHYSAPVDFSTNLESDPDRSLQVQLPFIVGSATAGLVFIIALVVIAIVCLRKQRTGSELEYTEKLQQYITPGMKVYIDPFTYEDPNEAIREFAKEIDISCVKIEEVIGAGNQHRLLSSRGKTARHFQAIPLKDFTPSGEFGEVCRGRLKQPGRREIIVAIKTLKAGYTERQRRDFLSEASIMGQFDHPNIIRLEGVVTKSRPVMIVTEFMENGALDSFLRMNDGQFTVIQLVGMLRGIAAGMKYLSDMNYVHRDLAARNILVNSNLVCKVSDFGLSRFLEDDSTDPTYTSSLGGKIPIRWTAPEAIAYRKFTSASDVWSYGIVMWEVMSYGERPYWDMSNQDVINAVEQDYRLPPPMDCPTALHQLMLDCWVKERNLRPKFSQIVNTLDKLIRNAASLKVVSSTHSGDLLRIGVTLAGHQKKILGSIQDMRLQMNQTLPIQV, encoded by the exons AGACGCTGATGGACAGCAAGTGGGCTACGACAGAGTTGGCCTGGACTGCACATCCAGAAAGTGGG TGGGAGGAGGTGAGTGGCTACGACGATGCCATGAACCCCATCAGGACGTACCAGGTGTGCAATGTGCGGGATCTCAACCAGAACAATTGGCTGCGCACTGACTTCATCCCCCGCAAAGATGTTCTGCGAGTCTACGTGGAGCTCAAGTTCACCGTGCGCGACTGCAATAGCATTCCCAACATCCCCGGCTCTTGCAAGGAGACCTTCAACCTTTTCTACTACGAATCAGAATCTGACACAGCCACCGAGAGCAACCCCTCCTGGATGGAGAACCCCTACGTGAAGGTGGACACCATCGCCCCCGATGAGAGCTTCTCCATGCTCGAATCAGGCCGGGTGAACACCAAGGTGCGCAGCTTTGGGCCGCTCTCCAAAACCGGGTTCTACCTGGCCTTCCAGGACCTGGGTGCCTGCATGTCCCTCATCTCCGTCCGTGTCTTCTACAAGAAGTGCTCCACCACCATCGCCAACTTTGCCGTGTTCCCCGAGACGGCCACGGGCGCCGAGGCCACCTCGCTGGTGATCGCACCTGGGGTCTGTGTACAAAACGCCAATGAGGTGTCCGTACCACTCAAACTGTACTGCAACGGCGACGGCGAGTGGATGGTTCCAGTCGGAGCGTGCACATGCATGGCTGGGTTTGAGCCGGCTATGAAGGATACCCAGTGCCAGG CGTGCAGCCCGGGGACCTTCAAGTCCAAACAAGGGGATGATTTTTGCTCACCCTGCCCCCCCAACAGCCGCGCCATCTCGGGGGCCTCCAGTGTCTGCTCCTGCAGGAGCGGCTACTACCGTGCCGACAGCGACTCGCTTGACAGCGCCTGTACCT CGGTCCCCTCTGCGCCACGGAACCTCATCTCGATCGTGAACGAGACCTCCCTGGTGCTGGAGTGGGGTGAGCCGCGGGACACCGGTGGCCGCAGTGACCTGCTCTACAACGTCATCTGTAAGAAGTGTTTGCCGGAGCGTGGAGCTTGCTCCCGCTGCGACGACAACGTGGACGTGTCGCCGCGGCGACTGGGCCTGACGCAGCGCCGAGTGTCCGTGCGCAACCTGCAGGCGCACACCCGCTATAGTTTCGAGATCCAGGCCGTCAATGGCGTGTCCAGCAAGAGCCTCAGCCCCCCTCAATACGCATCCGTCAACATCACCACCAACCAGGCCG CACCGTCTGCAGTACCCACCGTGCACCTGATGGGGGCCACAGCGAGCACCATGAGCCTGTCTTGGCTTCCCCCAGATAAACCCAATGGAATCATCTTGGATTATGAGATTAAGTACCACGAGAAG GGACGGGAGGAGGCGATCGCACACACTGTGACAGCTCAGCGCAGCTCCGCCCGGGTGGAGGGACTGCGACCCGGCACGAGCTACGTGGTCCAGGTGCGGGCCAGGACCGTGGCTGGCTATGGCCACTATAGCGCCCCGGTGGACTTCAGCACCAACCTGGAGA GTGACCCGGACAGGTCTCTGCAGGTGCAGCTGCCCTTCATCGTGGGCTCAGCTACTGCTGGTCTGGTCTTCATCATTGCCTTAGTTGTCATCGCCATCGTCTGTCTCCG GAAGCAACGCACTGGCTCAGAACTGGAGTACACAGAAAAACTTCAGCAGTACA taactccTGGCATGAAGGTTTATATTGATCCCTTCACCTACGAAGACCCGAATGAGGCCATTCGCGAATTTGCCAAAGAAATTGACATCTCCTGCGTGAAGATCGAGGAGGTCATCGGGGCAGGTAACCAACACAGGCTCCTCAGCAGCAGGGGGAAGACAGCTAGGCACTTCCAGGCCATTCCGTTAAAGGACttcaccccaagcg GGGAGTTTGGAGAGGTTTGCCGTGGTCGACTCAAGCAGCCTGGCCGACGGGAGATTATTGTGGCCATCAAGACACTGAAGGCAGGGTACACTGAACGACAGAGGCGCGACTTTTTGAGCGAGGCCAGCATCATGGGCCAGTTCGACCACCCGAACATCATCCGTTTGGAAGGTGTGGTGACCAAGAGTCGACCAGTCATGATAGTCACGGAGTTCATGGAAAATGGGGCTCTGGACTCTTTCCTGAGG ATGAATGATGGGCAGTTCACGGTCATTCAACTTGTTGGAATGTTGCGGGGCATTGCGGCTGGAATGAAATACCTCTCTGACATGAACTATGTCCACCGTGACCTGGCTGCCCGCAACATCCTGGTCAACAGCAACCTGGTATGCAAGGTGTCTGACTTTGGCCTGTCTCGCTTCCTGGAGGATGACTCCACAGACCCAACCTACACCAGCTCTCTG GGAGGGAAGATTCCCATCCGTTGGACAGCCCCTGAAGCTATCGCCTACAGGAAGTTCACATCAGCTAGTGATGTGTGGAGCTATGGTATTGTCATGTGGGAAGTGATGTCATACGGAGAGCGTCCATACTGGGACATGAGCAACCAGGAT GTCATCAATGCTGTAGAGCAGGACTACCGGCTCCCTCCACCTATGGATTGCCCTACCGCCCTCCACCAACTCATGCTAGACTGCTGGGTGAAGGAGAGGAACCTGAGACCCAAGTTCTCTCAGATTGTTAACACTCTGGACAAGCTCATTCGCAATGCTGCCAGCCTAAAGGTGGTGAGCAGCACTCACTCAGG GGACCTCCTACGGATAGGAGTGACGCTGGCCGGCCACCAGAAGAAGATTTTGGGAAGCATTCAGGACATGAGACTACAGATGAACCAAACGCTGCCTATCCAGGTCTGA
- the LOC108921655 gene encoding ephrin type-B receptor 3-like isoform X2 has protein sequence MTMDYLVFLCGVLLPAVLAVEETLMDSKWATTELAWTAHPESGWEEVSGYDDAMNPIRTYQVCNVRDLNQNNWLRTDFIPRKDVLRVYVELKFTVRDCNSIPNIPGSCKETFNLFYYESESDTATESNPSWMENPYVKVDTIAPDESFSMLESGRVNTKVRSFGPLSKTGFYLAFQDLGACMSLISVRVFYKKCSTTIANFAVFPETATGAEATSLVIAPGVCVQNANEVSVPLKLYCNGDGEWMVPVGACTCMAGFEPAMKDTQCQACSPGTFKSKQGDDFCSPCPPNSRAISGASSVCSCRSGYYRADSDSLDSACTSVPSAPRNLISIVNETSLVLEWGEPRDTGGRSDLLYNVICKKCLPERGACSRCDDNVDVSPRRLGLTQRRVSVRNLQAHTRYSFEIQAVNGVSSKSLSPPQYASVNITTNQAAPSAVPTVHLMGATASTMSLSWLPPDKPNGIILDYEIKYHEKGREEAIAHTVTAQRSSARVEGLRPGTSYVVQVRARTVAGYGHYSAPVDFSTNLESDPDRSLQVQLPFIVGSATAGLVFIIALVVIAIVCLRKQRTGSELEYTEKLQQYITPGMKVYIDPFTYEDPNEAIREFAKEIDISCVKIEEVIGAGEFGEVCRGRLKQPGRREIIVAIKTLKAGYTERQRRDFLSEASIMGQFDHPNIIRLEGVVTKSRPVMIVTEFMENGALDSFLRMNDGQFTVIQLVGMLRGIAAGMKYLSDMNYVHRDLAARNILVNSNLVCKVSDFGLSRFLEDDSTDPTYTSSLGGKIPIRWTAPEAIAYRKFTSASDVWSYGIVMWEVMSYGERPYWDMSNQDVINAVEQDYRLPPPMDCPTALHQLMLDCWVKERNLRPKFSQIVNTLDKLIRNAASLKVVSSTHSGVSQPLLDRCVPDYTTFTTVGDWLDAIKMSRYRDNFLNAGFASFDLVAQMTAEDLLRIGVTLAGHQKKILGSIQDMRLQMNQTLPIQV, from the exons AGACGCTGATGGACAGCAAGTGGGCTACGACAGAGTTGGCCTGGACTGCACATCCAGAAAGTGGG TGGGAGGAGGTGAGTGGCTACGACGATGCCATGAACCCCATCAGGACGTACCAGGTGTGCAATGTGCGGGATCTCAACCAGAACAATTGGCTGCGCACTGACTTCATCCCCCGCAAAGATGTTCTGCGAGTCTACGTGGAGCTCAAGTTCACCGTGCGCGACTGCAATAGCATTCCCAACATCCCCGGCTCTTGCAAGGAGACCTTCAACCTTTTCTACTACGAATCAGAATCTGACACAGCCACCGAGAGCAACCCCTCCTGGATGGAGAACCCCTACGTGAAGGTGGACACCATCGCCCCCGATGAGAGCTTCTCCATGCTCGAATCAGGCCGGGTGAACACCAAGGTGCGCAGCTTTGGGCCGCTCTCCAAAACCGGGTTCTACCTGGCCTTCCAGGACCTGGGTGCCTGCATGTCCCTCATCTCCGTCCGTGTCTTCTACAAGAAGTGCTCCACCACCATCGCCAACTTTGCCGTGTTCCCCGAGACGGCCACGGGCGCCGAGGCCACCTCGCTGGTGATCGCACCTGGGGTCTGTGTACAAAACGCCAATGAGGTGTCCGTACCACTCAAACTGTACTGCAACGGCGACGGCGAGTGGATGGTTCCAGTCGGAGCGTGCACATGCATGGCTGGGTTTGAGCCGGCTATGAAGGATACCCAGTGCCAGG CGTGCAGCCCGGGGACCTTCAAGTCCAAACAAGGGGATGATTTTTGCTCACCCTGCCCCCCCAACAGCCGCGCCATCTCGGGGGCCTCCAGTGTCTGCTCCTGCAGGAGCGGCTACTACCGTGCCGACAGCGACTCGCTTGACAGCGCCTGTACCT CGGTCCCCTCTGCGCCACGGAACCTCATCTCGATCGTGAACGAGACCTCCCTGGTGCTGGAGTGGGGTGAGCCGCGGGACACCGGTGGCCGCAGTGACCTGCTCTACAACGTCATCTGTAAGAAGTGTTTGCCGGAGCGTGGAGCTTGCTCCCGCTGCGACGACAACGTGGACGTGTCGCCGCGGCGACTGGGCCTGACGCAGCGCCGAGTGTCCGTGCGCAACCTGCAGGCGCACACCCGCTATAGTTTCGAGATCCAGGCCGTCAATGGCGTGTCCAGCAAGAGCCTCAGCCCCCCTCAATACGCATCCGTCAACATCACCACCAACCAGGCCG CACCGTCTGCAGTACCCACCGTGCACCTGATGGGGGCCACAGCGAGCACCATGAGCCTGTCTTGGCTTCCCCCAGATAAACCCAATGGAATCATCTTGGATTATGAGATTAAGTACCACGAGAAG GGACGGGAGGAGGCGATCGCACACACTGTGACAGCTCAGCGCAGCTCCGCCCGGGTGGAGGGACTGCGACCCGGCACGAGCTACGTGGTCCAGGTGCGGGCCAGGACCGTGGCTGGCTATGGCCACTATAGCGCCCCGGTGGACTTCAGCACCAACCTGGAGA GTGACCCGGACAGGTCTCTGCAGGTGCAGCTGCCCTTCATCGTGGGCTCAGCTACTGCTGGTCTGGTCTTCATCATTGCCTTAGTTGTCATCGCCATCGTCTGTCTCCG GAAGCAACGCACTGGCTCAGAACTGGAGTACACAGAAAAACTTCAGCAGTACA taactccTGGCATGAAGGTTTATATTGATCCCTTCACCTACGAAGACCCGAATGAGGCCATTCGCGAATTTGCCAAAGAAATTGACATCTCCTGCGTGAAGATCGAGGAGGTCATCGGGGCAG GGGAGTTTGGAGAGGTTTGCCGTGGTCGACTCAAGCAGCCTGGCCGACGGGAGATTATTGTGGCCATCAAGACACTGAAGGCAGGGTACACTGAACGACAGAGGCGCGACTTTTTGAGCGAGGCCAGCATCATGGGCCAGTTCGACCACCCGAACATCATCCGTTTGGAAGGTGTGGTGACCAAGAGTCGACCAGTCATGATAGTCACGGAGTTCATGGAAAATGGGGCTCTGGACTCTTTCCTGAGG ATGAATGATGGGCAGTTCACGGTCATTCAACTTGTTGGAATGTTGCGGGGCATTGCGGCTGGAATGAAATACCTCTCTGACATGAACTATGTCCACCGTGACCTGGCTGCCCGCAACATCCTGGTCAACAGCAACCTGGTATGCAAGGTGTCTGACTTTGGCCTGTCTCGCTTCCTGGAGGATGACTCCACAGACCCAACCTACACCAGCTCTCTG GGAGGGAAGATTCCCATCCGTTGGACAGCCCCTGAAGCTATCGCCTACAGGAAGTTCACATCAGCTAGTGATGTGTGGAGCTATGGTATTGTCATGTGGGAAGTGATGTCATACGGAGAGCGTCCATACTGGGACATGAGCAACCAGGAT GTCATCAATGCTGTAGAGCAGGACTACCGGCTCCCTCCACCTATGGATTGCCCTACCGCCCTCCACCAACTCATGCTAGACTGCTGGGTGAAGGAGAGGAACCTGAGACCCAAGTTCTCTCAGATTGTTAACACTCTGGACAAGCTCATTCGCAATGCTGCCAGCCTAAAGGTGGTGAGCAGCACTCACTCAGG TGTCTCTCAGCCCCTTCTCGACCGCTGTGTCCCCGACTACACCACCTTCACCACTGTGGGCGACTGGCTGGACGCCATCAAGATGAGCCGCTACCGAGATAATTTCCTCAATGCCGGCTTTGCTTCCTTCGATCTGGTGGCACAGATGACCGCAGA GGACCTCCTACGGATAGGAGTGACGCTGGCCGGCCACCAGAAGAAGATTTTGGGAAGCATTCAGGACATGAGACTACAGATGAACCAAACGCTGCCTATCCAGGTCTGA
- the LOC108921655 gene encoding ephrin type-B receptor 3-like isoform X1, whose protein sequence is MTMDYLVFLCGVLLPAVLAVEETLMDSKWATTELAWTAHPESGWEEVSGYDDAMNPIRTYQVCNVRDLNQNNWLRTDFIPRKDVLRVYVELKFTVRDCNSIPNIPGSCKETFNLFYYESESDTATESNPSWMENPYVKVDTIAPDESFSMLESGRVNTKVRSFGPLSKTGFYLAFQDLGACMSLISVRVFYKKCSTTIANFAVFPETATGAEATSLVIAPGVCVQNANEVSVPLKLYCNGDGEWMVPVGACTCMAGFEPAMKDTQCQACSPGTFKSKQGDDFCSPCPPNSRAISGASSVCSCRSGYYRADSDSLDSACTSVPSAPRNLISIVNETSLVLEWGEPRDTGGRSDLLYNVICKKCLPERGACSRCDDNVDVSPRRLGLTQRRVSVRNLQAHTRYSFEIQAVNGVSSKSLSPPQYASVNITTNQAAPSAVPTVHLMGATASTMSLSWLPPDKPNGIILDYEIKYHEKGREEAIAHTVTAQRSSARVEGLRPGTSYVVQVRARTVAGYGHYSAPVDFSTNLESDPDRSLQVQLPFIVGSATAGLVFIIALVVIAIVCLRKQRTGSELEYTEKLQQYITPGMKVYIDPFTYEDPNEAIREFAKEIDISCVKIEEVIGAGNQHRLLSSRGKTARHFQAIPLKDFTPSGEFGEVCRGRLKQPGRREIIVAIKTLKAGYTERQRRDFLSEASIMGQFDHPNIIRLEGVVTKSRPVMIVTEFMENGALDSFLRMNDGQFTVIQLVGMLRGIAAGMKYLSDMNYVHRDLAARNILVNSNLVCKVSDFGLSRFLEDDSTDPTYTSSLGGKIPIRWTAPEAIAYRKFTSASDVWSYGIVMWEVMSYGERPYWDMSNQDVINAVEQDYRLPPPMDCPTALHQLMLDCWVKERNLRPKFSQIVNTLDKLIRNAASLKVVSSTHSGVSQPLLDRCVPDYTTFTTVGDWLDAIKMSRYRDNFLNAGFASFDLVAQMTAEDLLRIGVTLAGHQKKILGSIQDMRLQMNQTLPIQV, encoded by the exons AGACGCTGATGGACAGCAAGTGGGCTACGACAGAGTTGGCCTGGACTGCACATCCAGAAAGTGGG TGGGAGGAGGTGAGTGGCTACGACGATGCCATGAACCCCATCAGGACGTACCAGGTGTGCAATGTGCGGGATCTCAACCAGAACAATTGGCTGCGCACTGACTTCATCCCCCGCAAAGATGTTCTGCGAGTCTACGTGGAGCTCAAGTTCACCGTGCGCGACTGCAATAGCATTCCCAACATCCCCGGCTCTTGCAAGGAGACCTTCAACCTTTTCTACTACGAATCAGAATCTGACACAGCCACCGAGAGCAACCCCTCCTGGATGGAGAACCCCTACGTGAAGGTGGACACCATCGCCCCCGATGAGAGCTTCTCCATGCTCGAATCAGGCCGGGTGAACACCAAGGTGCGCAGCTTTGGGCCGCTCTCCAAAACCGGGTTCTACCTGGCCTTCCAGGACCTGGGTGCCTGCATGTCCCTCATCTCCGTCCGTGTCTTCTACAAGAAGTGCTCCACCACCATCGCCAACTTTGCCGTGTTCCCCGAGACGGCCACGGGCGCCGAGGCCACCTCGCTGGTGATCGCACCTGGGGTCTGTGTACAAAACGCCAATGAGGTGTCCGTACCACTCAAACTGTACTGCAACGGCGACGGCGAGTGGATGGTTCCAGTCGGAGCGTGCACATGCATGGCTGGGTTTGAGCCGGCTATGAAGGATACCCAGTGCCAGG CGTGCAGCCCGGGGACCTTCAAGTCCAAACAAGGGGATGATTTTTGCTCACCCTGCCCCCCCAACAGCCGCGCCATCTCGGGGGCCTCCAGTGTCTGCTCCTGCAGGAGCGGCTACTACCGTGCCGACAGCGACTCGCTTGACAGCGCCTGTACCT CGGTCCCCTCTGCGCCACGGAACCTCATCTCGATCGTGAACGAGACCTCCCTGGTGCTGGAGTGGGGTGAGCCGCGGGACACCGGTGGCCGCAGTGACCTGCTCTACAACGTCATCTGTAAGAAGTGTTTGCCGGAGCGTGGAGCTTGCTCCCGCTGCGACGACAACGTGGACGTGTCGCCGCGGCGACTGGGCCTGACGCAGCGCCGAGTGTCCGTGCGCAACCTGCAGGCGCACACCCGCTATAGTTTCGAGATCCAGGCCGTCAATGGCGTGTCCAGCAAGAGCCTCAGCCCCCCTCAATACGCATCCGTCAACATCACCACCAACCAGGCCG CACCGTCTGCAGTACCCACCGTGCACCTGATGGGGGCCACAGCGAGCACCATGAGCCTGTCTTGGCTTCCCCCAGATAAACCCAATGGAATCATCTTGGATTATGAGATTAAGTACCACGAGAAG GGACGGGAGGAGGCGATCGCACACACTGTGACAGCTCAGCGCAGCTCCGCCCGGGTGGAGGGACTGCGACCCGGCACGAGCTACGTGGTCCAGGTGCGGGCCAGGACCGTGGCTGGCTATGGCCACTATAGCGCCCCGGTGGACTTCAGCACCAACCTGGAGA GTGACCCGGACAGGTCTCTGCAGGTGCAGCTGCCCTTCATCGTGGGCTCAGCTACTGCTGGTCTGGTCTTCATCATTGCCTTAGTTGTCATCGCCATCGTCTGTCTCCG GAAGCAACGCACTGGCTCAGAACTGGAGTACACAGAAAAACTTCAGCAGTACA taactccTGGCATGAAGGTTTATATTGATCCCTTCACCTACGAAGACCCGAATGAGGCCATTCGCGAATTTGCCAAAGAAATTGACATCTCCTGCGTGAAGATCGAGGAGGTCATCGGGGCAGGTAACCAACACAGGCTCCTCAGCAGCAGGGGGAAGACAGCTAGGCACTTCCAGGCCATTCCGTTAAAGGACttcaccccaagcg GGGAGTTTGGAGAGGTTTGCCGTGGTCGACTCAAGCAGCCTGGCCGACGGGAGATTATTGTGGCCATCAAGACACTGAAGGCAGGGTACACTGAACGACAGAGGCGCGACTTTTTGAGCGAGGCCAGCATCATGGGCCAGTTCGACCACCCGAACATCATCCGTTTGGAAGGTGTGGTGACCAAGAGTCGACCAGTCATGATAGTCACGGAGTTCATGGAAAATGGGGCTCTGGACTCTTTCCTGAGG ATGAATGATGGGCAGTTCACGGTCATTCAACTTGTTGGAATGTTGCGGGGCATTGCGGCTGGAATGAAATACCTCTCTGACATGAACTATGTCCACCGTGACCTGGCTGCCCGCAACATCCTGGTCAACAGCAACCTGGTATGCAAGGTGTCTGACTTTGGCCTGTCTCGCTTCCTGGAGGATGACTCCACAGACCCAACCTACACCAGCTCTCTG GGAGGGAAGATTCCCATCCGTTGGACAGCCCCTGAAGCTATCGCCTACAGGAAGTTCACATCAGCTAGTGATGTGTGGAGCTATGGTATTGTCATGTGGGAAGTGATGTCATACGGAGAGCGTCCATACTGGGACATGAGCAACCAGGAT GTCATCAATGCTGTAGAGCAGGACTACCGGCTCCCTCCACCTATGGATTGCCCTACCGCCCTCCACCAACTCATGCTAGACTGCTGGGTGAAGGAGAGGAACCTGAGACCCAAGTTCTCTCAGATTGTTAACACTCTGGACAAGCTCATTCGCAATGCTGCCAGCCTAAAGGTGGTGAGCAGCACTCACTCAGG TGTCTCTCAGCCCCTTCTCGACCGCTGTGTCCCCGACTACACCACCTTCACCACTGTGGGCGACTGGCTGGACGCCATCAAGATGAGCCGCTACCGAGATAATTTCCTCAATGCCGGCTTTGCTTCCTTCGATCTGGTGGCACAGATGACCGCAGA GGACCTCCTACGGATAGGAGTGACGCTGGCCGGCCACCAGAAGAAGATTTTGGGAAGCATTCAGGACATGAGACTACAGATGAACCAAACGCTGCCTATCCAGGTCTGA